The window TATGTAATTATCTTATCGGACTGCAGGGACTGGTCCGGTCCGAAAGTGAATGGTATTCCTGCCAGTGTAGGTGTTGTTGAAGAAATGGTAAGAGATTCAAAAAAGGTAATAATATTGAATCCGGAAGATAAGAACAAATGGGATGTTGTGGACAGTTGCGTGTCATTATATGAAGATGCCGGAGCACATGTATTTGAAGTAAACACCTTAAACCAGCTGGCAAGATTTGTAGAACAGATGTAGGTAATAAATATGCAATGTAGTAAATGCGGTAATCCTAAAGTCATTATTAAAAAGGAACAGTCAGGACAAGTTTTATGTAAGGACTGTTTCATTGAATCTATTGAAAAAAAAGTAATCAGAACAGTTAAAAAAGAAAAACTGCTTGATAAAGGAGACAAGGTATTGGTTGCACTTTCAGGAGGAAAGGACAGTGTAACTACTTTGGAAATATTGGACAGTTTCCGCCAAAGAAATATTATAGATATCTGTGCCGTTACTGTCGATGAAGGAATAGCCAATTATCGCCAGGACGGTGTTGATATAGCTATTCGCCATGCTAAAAGATTAGGCATTGAACATAAGATAGTTTCCCTAAAAGAAGATTACGGCATTACATTAGACGAAATCATGCAACGGGATGATCATAAGGGATCATGTACCTACTGCGGAGTATTCAGAAGAACCATAATCAACAAGGCCGCACGTGAAATGGGAGCTACCAAAATTGCTACCGGACATAATTTGGATGATGAAGTTCAGGCTATAATGATGAACTATCTTGAAGGAAATACAGATAATCTAACTAAATTAGGTGCAAAAACAGAATCCAAAGCTGAAGAATTTACAGTTAAGATTAAGCCTCTTCGGGAAATACCTGAAAGAGAGATAGGTTTGTATGTGGTTGCAAAGGAACTTGAAGTTCACTTTGACAGCTGTCCATATGCAATGCAGTCATTCAGGGGGGAAGTTTCAGAAGTCATTAATCAGCTTGCAGAAAAGCACCCTACAATCAAATACTCCACTTTAAGAGGTTATGATAAAATTAAGAACAATTTAAAAGAGGATATCAAAAAGGAATATGAGCATGGAAGATGTGTCAGGTGCGGTGAACCTTCCGCCAATGAATTATGTAAAGCATGTTCATTTTTAGAAGAGTTCGGATTGTGATAATATGTCATTTACATTAA is drawn from uncultured Methanobrevibacter sp. and contains these coding sequences:
- a CDS encoding TIGR00269 family protein; protein product: MQCSKCGNPKVIIKKEQSGQVLCKDCFIESIEKKVIRTVKKEKLLDKGDKVLVALSGGKDSVTTLEILDSFRQRNIIDICAVTVDEGIANYRQDGVDIAIRHAKRLGIEHKIVSLKEDYGITLDEIMQRDDHKGSCTYCGVFRRTIINKAAREMGATKIATGHNLDDEVQAIMMNYLEGNTDNLTKLGAKTESKAEEFTVKIKPLREIPEREIGLYVVAKELEVHFDSCPYAMQSFRGEVSEVINQLAEKHPTIKYSTLRGYDKIKNNLKEDIKKEYEHGRCVRCGEPSANELCKACSFLEEFGL